From one Halothece sp. PCC 7418 genomic stretch:
- a CDS encoding ABC transporter ATP-binding protein, producing MLNQESQQEKQFDSFSTPKLVVDNLSKIFKEKKQTLTVLEKINLHLFPNELVCLVGPSGCGKSTLLNIIAGLVSPTKGSVFIDGEVVFGPGADRGMIFQNYTLYPWLTVAQNIAFGLYLKKMSKFEQKQRVHYYLNIIGLSDFANTYPKDLSGGMKQRVAIARALANEPDVLLMDEPFGALDAQTKEQLQEFLMQLWEQTKITILMVTHDIEEAIFLSQRLYILATQPGRIKREIGINLPINRSLDLKLTPEFIERKRDVLNTLR from the coding sequence ATGTTAAACCAAGAATCTCAACAAGAGAAACAGTTTGATTCTTTTTCGACACCTAAGTTAGTTGTTGATAATTTATCAAAAATATTTAAGGAAAAAAAACAAACTCTTACTGTCCTTGAAAAAATTAATCTCCATCTGTTTCCAAATGAGTTAGTTTGTTTAGTCGGTCCATCGGGTTGTGGTAAGTCAACCCTCCTTAATATCATTGCGGGTCTAGTTTCTCCAACGAAGGGATCTGTTTTCATTGATGGAGAAGTTGTATTTGGACCAGGGGCAGATCGAGGAATGATTTTCCAAAATTATACACTGTATCCTTGGTTAACAGTTGCTCAAAATATTGCTTTTGGCTTATATTTAAAAAAAATGTCAAAATTTGAACAGAAACAGCGAGTGCATTATTACTTGAATATTATTGGCTTATCTGATTTTGCAAATACTTACCCGAAAGATCTTTCAGGAGGAATGAAACAACGAGTTGCCATTGCTCGTGCTTTAGCAAATGAGCCAGATGTTCTGTTAATGGATGAACCTTTTGGGGCACTTGATGCACAAACAAAAGAGCAGTTACAAGAATTTTTGATGCAATTATGGGAGCAAACAAAAATCACAATTTTAATGGTAACTCATGATATTGAAGAGGCAATTTTTTTATCGCAAAGACTTTATATCTTAGCGACTCAACCAGGTCGGATAAAAAGAGAAATTGGAATTAATTTACCTATCAACAGATCTCTTGATTTGAAGTTGACTCCAGAATTTATAGAAAGAAAACGCGATGTTCTAAACACCCTACGTTAA
- a CDS encoding response regulator: MKNILVVDDIQSEVQLIKSYLEKGGYTVTTALSGAEALEQVSQQCPDVIVADLVMPEMSGLELCRKLKKNPETAEIPIIACTTKDRQVDQKWATKQGVAVYLVKPCTQEQMIEAVESVTA; the protein is encoded by the coding sequence ATGAAAAACATATTAGTCGTTGATGATATTCAATCGGAAGTACAGCTAATCAAAAGTTATTTAGAAAAAGGCGGATATACTGTCACAACAGCCCTCAGTGGTGCTGAAGCTTTAGAACAAGTAAGCCAACAATGTCCTGATGTGATTGTTGCTGATTTAGTGATGCCCGAAATGAGTGGTCTTGAACTATGTCGGAAACTCAAGAAAAATCCAGAAACGGCTGAGATTCCGATCATTGCTTGCACAACAAAAGATCGACAGGTAGATCAAAAGTGGGCAACCAAACAAGGAGTTGCTGTTTATTTGGTGAAGCCTTGTACTCAAGAACAAATGATCGAAGCGGTTGAATCAGTAACTGCTTAA
- a CDS encoding cysteine hydrolase family protein yields MKLQNCQDAALLVIDLQADIFTGGPLKVVGAEEVLPKAEQALATARSLKIPIIHTKEVHRKEKVDFGRELDGAEPLHCLETWSGTDFYPSLAPQEGEYTIAKRRYSCFFATDLEILLKGLNVKTLILMGALTNVCVHYTAVDAHQHDYHFYVLENCCIGADWEAHEAALKAMAYLQRDSRISLKDFINLKMYSVLKK; encoded by the coding sequence ATGAAATTACAAAATTGTCAGGATGCTGCTCTGTTAGTCATTGATTTACAAGCTGATATTTTTACGGGAGGACCATTAAAGGTGGTTGGTGCAGAAGAGGTTCTTCCAAAGGCAGAACAAGCTCTTGCAACCGCCCGATCTTTAAAAATCCCGATTATCCATACCAAAGAAGTTCATCGTAAGGAGAAAGTTGACTTTGGACGAGAGCTAGACGGAGCAGAACCGCTACATTGTCTAGAAACTTGGTCAGGAACTGATTTTTATCCCTCTTTAGCTCCTCAAGAAGGAGAATATACGATTGCTAAGCGTCGGTATAGTTGTTTTTTTGCTACAGATTTGGAAATTTTATTAAAGGGTTTAAATGTCAAAACATTAATTTTAATGGGAGCTTTAACTAATGTTTGTGTTCACTATACTGCTGTAGATGCTCATCAACATGATTACCATTTTTATGTTCTTGAAAATTGTTGTATTGGTGCTGACTGGGAGGCTCATGAAGCCGCCCTCAAAGCGATGGCTTACTTACAGAGAGACTCTCGAATTAGTCTCAAAGACTTTATCAATCTCAAAATGTATTCTGTTTTAAAAAAATAA
- a CDS encoding chemotaxis protein CheW, whose translation MKNTSTTERLQELLPKLFSSDRAEGERYLLFRMTSDLQVAISLDQVWEATTLSATAITPIPQMPPWILGWTNGRDRVFCLIALAEFLGLEQVKKIPQYYPIIIVQLPSQKGNFQQRLLGLSVHRIVRTLRIQQEEIVSPVGEFPQVLTPYLQGYFQSEQEPIAILNLEAIAHQIQQQIQFKS comes from the coding sequence ATGAAAAATACAAGCACAACGGAACGGTTACAAGAACTTCTTCCTAAACTCTTTAGCAGCGATCGCGCTGAGGGAGAGCGTTATTTGTTATTTCGGATGACATCAGATTTGCAAGTTGCCATTAGCCTCGATCAAGTTTGGGAAGCAACAACGTTATCGGCAACAGCCATTACACCAATTCCTCAAATGCCACCTTGGATTTTGGGATGGACAAATGGGCGCGATCGTGTATTTTGTCTCATTGCACTTGCGGAGTTTTTAGGATTAGAACAGGTCAAAAAAATTCCGCAATACTATCCGATAATTATCGTGCAATTACCGAGTCAAAAAGGTAATTTTCAGCAAAGACTTTTAGGTTTAAGCGTTCATCGTATTGTCCGTACGCTACGGATTCAGCAAGAAGAAATTGTCTCGCCAGTTGGGGAGTTTCCACAAGTATTAACGCCCTATCTCCAAGGTTATTTCCAATCAGAGCAAGAACCGATTGCAATTCTTAATTTAGAGGCAATTGCCCATCAAATTCAACAACAGATTCAGTTTAAATCATAA